Genomic segment of Aliiroseovarius sp. M344:
GGCATCACCGCTGGCTACACCATGGGTGCAGTTGCTGTGACCGCTGCTTACTCGGAAGTTGACGTCATGGGCGTTTCGGCTGACGCATACGGTCTGGGCGTTGCATACGACCTGGGCGGTGGCGCATCGTTCAACGCTGGTGTTGGCGAAGTTGGCGGCGTGACCGTTGCTGACCTCGGTATCATCATGCTGTTCTAATCCTAACGGATTATTACTTAGGGAAGAGCGGGCCTTGTGCCCGCTCTTTTCTTTTGGGACACCTGTTTTTGAGACTTTAGATTCTGGGGGTTCCATGCCACTTTCCGACATCATCGACCGTATCGCCAAGGAAGAAGCGCGCGTGGGCCGCGCACCCGGATCGACTCAGTTGATCGCAGTGTCCAAAGTGCAGCCGCTGGAGCGGGTTGTTGCCGTTTTGGAAGAGGGCCACCGTGTCTTTGGCGAAAACAAGGTTCAAGAGGCCGCAAGCAAGTGGCCAGATTTGAAGGAACGGTTCGATGGTGTCGAACTGCACCTGATTGGTCCGCTGCAATCCAACAAAACCCGCCAGGCCATGGGTCTGTTCGATGTGATCCATTCGGTCGACAGACCAAAGCTTGCCAGTGCGATTGCCCGTATTGCCGTTGAAGAGGGCCAATGTCCGAAGCTCTTTATTCAGGTGAATACAGGCGAAGAACCGCAAAAGGCTGGGATCATGCCAGCGGATCTAGACGAGTTTGTTGAGGAGTGCCGCGCGCTGGGCCTGCCAGTTGTCGGTCTGATGTGTATCCCGCCCGTTGAGGAAGAACCGAGCCTGCATTTTGCGTTGCTGGCAAAGATGGCGAAGCGCAATGGGTTGGACCAGTTGTCGATGGGAATGAGCAGCGATTTTGAGAGTGCGATTGCCCAAGGGGCGACCCATGTTCGTGTGGGCTCTGCGATCTTTGGAGAGCGCG
This window contains:
- a CDS encoding YggS family pyridoxal phosphate-dependent enzyme; amino-acid sequence: MPLSDIIDRIAKEEARVGRAPGSTQLIAVSKVQPLERVVAVLEEGHRVFGENKVQEAASKWPDLKERFDGVELHLIGPLQSNKTRQAMGLFDVIHSVDRPKLASAIARIAVEEGQCPKLFIQVNTGEEPQKAGIMPADLDEFVEECRALGLPVVGLMCIPPVEEEPSLHFALLAKMAKRNGLDQLSMGMSSDFESAIAQGATHVRVGSAIFGEREYG